In Phycisphaerae bacterium RAS1, the genomic window CCGCGCACCGGCAACATCTGGGTCGGCGCGATTTCGTTCGCCGGCAACGGCGGGCTGTACGTGGCGCGCAAGAATATCGGCGCGACGACATTTCAGCCGTCTGTCATGGCCCGGGTCACATCCAGCGCCGACAAGTGCTGGATGACGGCCGGGCCGATCCCCGGCAATCCGAACAGCACGCGGCTGTACATCGCGTACAACCAGGGCGTGATCCGCTCGGACGATCTGGGCGCGACGTGGTCGGCGCCGGTGTCGCTCGGCTCGGGCCTGGGCTTCCTGCCGCGCGTCGGGCCGGCCGGCGAGTTGTATGTCGTGTATTGGAATGCCGGCTCGGGCATGATTCTGCGGCGCAGTTTCGACGGCGGCCTCACGTTTGGGGCGGCGATCACAATCGCGACGCGCCTGGACGTCTGGGGCACGCAGGACGGCACGCGCTTCCCCGGCCGCTACCGCGCCCCGTCGCTGGGGTACCTGGCGGTCGATCCCAACACCGGCACGCTTTACTACGTTTACTTCGACACGACGAACATCGATGCGAACGGCCGCAACGTGAACCTGTACTTCACGAAATCGACCACGCAGGGCGCGAGCTGGTCGGTCCCGGTTGTGATCAACGGCGACACGGTTCCGGCCGGCGACCAGTTCTTCAACTGGCTGGAGTGCGACTCGCAGGGCCGCCTGCACCTGGTTTTTAACGACACGCGCGGAATCGTTCAGGTGGATGACAACATCAACGGCATGCACAACTGCTATTACTCCTACAGCGACGACGCCGGCGCCACGTGGAACGAGACGCGCCTGACGCCCAACGCCTGGGATAGCAACAACGACGGCCTGAACCGCTCCGATCAGTTCATCGGCGACTATCTCAGCCTGGCGGTGGCGGGCGATCGGGCCTATCCGTGCTATCTCTCCTCGCAGAACGGGAACGCCGACATCTTCGTGCATGCGATCGTGCGTCCGCACCTTCTGGGCGACATGAACTGCGACGGCGTGGTCGACATTCTCGACATCAACCCGTTCATCCTGGCGCTCTCCGACCCAGCCGCCTACGCGGCCGCTTGGCCGGATTGCGATATCAGCAACGGCGACGTAAATGGCGACGGGAACGTCGATATTCTCGACATCAATCCGTTCACGGCGCTGATCGCGGGCGGTTGAGCCGGAACACAGAGACGTTCGCCATTCGGGTGGGACGGGCGTCTCGCCCGTCCCTGTGGTGGGGTGGCACGAGGTGGCACGGACAAGCGGTACTCCGCTTGTCCGTGTCAATCTTGTGCTCCAACAGCGCGGGCGACGCTGGGGCGCTTCGCGTTCTGACATGTCACGCCGACTCGCGCACGCCGATTTGTACACCTGATCAGCCGTTCACTCGGTCATCGGCTGCGGGGGGCGCCCCGCCCTTGTTATAATGCAGTCAGCCGGTTCCGCGCTGGCCCGGCTGCCCATGCTCCCAGACGGAGACCATGCAATGAGCGCGCCAGTTGCTCGCAACCTTCTTGTCACGCTTACACTCACGCTGATCGTGCCCGTGGCGATCGCCGCCGACCTGTTCTTCGAGCTTCCGATCTCCGCATCCGCGGAAGTGGGCGTGAAGCGCGTTCGAATCGTCCAGCTCGATAGCGCCGCCCTTCCCCGGCAGGGCGGCGATGGGTCCGTCGCGCTCTCGCTGAACCTGTTTGATGACGTGGCCCTGCACGCGCGACCGACGGTCGTCGAGCGCTCCGACGCCGGGCTGCACATGGTCGGCCGGATCGAAAACCGGCCGCACGGGACGTTCTCGCTCAGCATCGTCGGCGACCAGATCGTTGGAGATATCAACCTCCCGGCGGAAGACGAGGTCTATCGCCTGCGCCCGATGGCGGAGGGGCCGATTCGGGTCGAGCAGCTCGACCTCTCGGCGATTCTGCCGTGCGGGCAATTGTCTCTCCCGCCGCCGGGGGTGGCGCCGATCCTTCCGTCCGGCGCCGGTCATGCTTCGGAAAGCGGAGCGCGCGGCGACGAGCCGCCGCTGGTGGACGTGCTCGTCGTTTACACGCCTTCGGCCCGCAATTACTGGGGCGGGACGGCCACTACGCTGGCGACCATCCGCACCTGGGCGCTGGACACGAACCAGTACTACGTCAACAGCACGGTCAACGCCCGCATCCGCCTGGTGCACATGCAGGAGGTCGCCTACACCGAATCGGGCAGCAGCTCCAGTGATCTTTCCTTCCTGACGAACTTCGACGACACGATCGACGAGGTGCACACGCTGCGCGGCGAGCACGGGGCGGACATGGTCGTCATGCTCACCAACGTCGGCGACGTGTGCGGCATTGGCTGGCTCTACACCGGCGGCGCCGATCGCGCCTTCAGCATCACCAGCGTTCGCTGCCTCAGCCTCACGTTCGCCCACGAACTGGGCCACAACTTCGGCTGCTGCCACGACCGCGCCAACGCCGGCGGCGGCTGCTTCAACAGCCAGTCCTATGGCTGGCGGTTCAACGGGCAGGGCGGCACACTGTGGCGGACGATCATGGCGTACGCGCCCGGGACGCGCATCGGATATTTCTCCAACCCGAATATCAACTATGACGGAATCCCCACCGGTACGAACGGCGAATACAACGCCCGGACGATCGGGCTGACCGCGCCGACCGTCAGCACGTATCTGAACGCGGCGCCGTTTGACGACTGCAACCAGAACCTCATCGCCGACGACCTCGACATCATCGCCGGGGCCGGCAGCGACGTGAACGGCAACGGCATCCTCGACGCCTGCGACGACAGCTTCAGCGGCTGGAACCAGCTTTCGACGGCGCCCGGCGACCCGCCCGCCCGCAATCAGCATGCGCTCGCGCGCGACACGGCGCGCGACGCCGTCGTGCTCTTCGGCGGCCAGAACGGCGCCAACCTCGGCGACACGTGGGAGTGGACCGCGGCGGGTGGTTGGCAGCAGCGCGCCGGCGGCGGCCCTTCGCCGCGCCAGGGACACGGACTGGCCTTCGACGATCAGCGCGACCGAACGGTCCTCTTTGGCGGGTTTGACGGAGCGTTCAGCGGGCAGACGTGGGAATGGGATGGTTCGTCGTGGACGCAGTCGCCCGTCAGCGGTCCGTCGCCGCGGCGCGACTCGCCGCTTGCGTTTGACGCGGCTCGCGGGCAGATCGTGCTGCTGGGCGGCTTCAACGGCGGCAACCTCGACGACACGTGGACCTACGATGGCGCCGCCTGGACGCTGCGCAACCCGCCCAACCCGCGCCCCAGCCCGCGCCGCGGCCACGCCCTGGCGTACGACAGCGCCCGCGACGTTGTGCTGCTCTTCGGCGGCACGAACGGCTCGCAAATCCTGGGAGACCTCTGGCAGTGGAACGGTGCGGAGTGGTCGCAACTGGCCCCCGGCGGCGGCCCGAATTCCCCCGCGGCAGCGTTCGCCGCAATGGCTTTCGACGACTCGCGCGGCGTCGCGGTGCTCTCGGGCGGCACGACCGCCAGCGGTTCATCATCACAGACCTGGGAATGGAATGGAATGAGCTGGTCGTTGCGCAGCTCCGGCACGCCCGGCGCGCGGACCGAGGCGGCGATGGCCTACGACGAGTCCCGCGGCGTGACGCTGCTCTTCGGCGGGTTCTCCGGCGGCCCGGCCGGCGACACGTGGGAACTGCGGCGGCGTGAGCCTGTCATCACGCAGCAGCCGACCAATCAGCGCGTCTGCGAGGGCAGCGGCTTTACGCTCTCGATCGCCGCGACCAGCGGAATTTCGTATCCGCTTTCTTACCAGTGGTACAAGGACGGCTTCCCGCTGTTGGGTGGAACGGGTCCGGTCTACAGCACGGGCTTTTCCGGCGTGGGCACGCCCGGCGAATACACGTGCGTTGTGTCCAATCTATACGGCTCCGCGACCAGCGACGCGGTTCACGTCGATCTCGATCACCCGGTTCAGATCACGCTCGTCTCGCCCTTTCCCGGACAGACCGTGTGCGCCGGCGACCCGGCCACGTTCTGGGTGACGGCCAGTGGATCGAGCCAGCTTCAATACCAGTGGCGCAAGGGGAGCACGGACATTGCCGGCGCGAACGGCGGGAGCTACACGATCCCGTCGGTGGCGCTCGCCGACGCCGGCCTGTACCGCGTGCTCGTCACCAGTCAATGCGGCCCGCTGCTGAGCCCGAGCGTCTCGCTGGATGTGAGACCCTGCGGCGACGCCAACTGTGACGGCAGCGTGAACGTGCTCGACATCAACGCGTTCGTGCTTGCCCTGCAGGACGCCGATGCGTACGCGCAGCAGTATCCCTCCTGTCCGATCGAAAACGCGGACATGAACGGGGATGAGCGCGTGGACGTGCTGGATATCAACCCGTTCGTGGCCCGGCTCTCGGGGGGCTGAATGCCTGGGGGACCGGCCTCTGGCCGGTCTCATTCACGCCGAAGCGGCAAAGACCGGCCAGAGGCCGGTCCCCCACCGCCGTGGCAGACCACGCCCGCAACGCTTACCCTTCAGCCTGTCGCCGGCGGCGCCGGGCCGTGGCGGCTGAATGCACCCTTCCTGTCGGAATGATGGTCGCCATGTCGCTATTCTGTTTCCGTTCGATCGTCGTGTTGCTGCTGCTGTCGGCGCCCGTTCTGGCGGAAGAGCCGCCTGCGTCGGCGCCGGCCAGCGAGCCGGCCGACAAGGGCGGCCTGAGCGCCGAGACGCTGGCCGGGCTGAAGTTCCGCTGCATCGGTCCGGCGTTCACGTCGGGGCGCGTGGCTGATTTCGCGGTTCATCCGCAGAACCGCTCGACGTATTACGTCGCCGTCGCGTCGGGCGGCGTCTGGAAAACGACCAACGCCGGCGTGACCTACGCGCCGATCTTCGACGCACAAGGATCGTATTCGATCGGCTGCCTGGCGCTGGACCCGAAGAATCCGAACGTCATCTGGGTCGGCACGGGCGAGAACAACAGCCAGCGCAGCGTCGCCTTCGGCGACGGCGTCTATCGCTCGCGCGACGGAGGCAAGAACTGGGAGAACCTCGGGCTGCGCGAGTCCGAGCACATCGGCATGATCTCAATCGACCCGCGCGACTCCGATGTCGTCTACGTCGCCGCCCAGGGGCCGCTGTGGCGCTCCGGACCGGAGCGCGGGCTCTACAAGACGACCGACGGCGGAAAGTCGTGGCGGAAGATTCTCGATATCAGCGCGGACACGGGCGTCAATGAGATTCACATCCACCCTGCCGACCCCGACACGCTCTTCGCAACCGCCTACCAGCGCCGCCGGCACGTCTGGACGCTGATCGACGGCGGCCCCGAGTCGGCGCTGTACAAAAGCGGCGATGGGGGCGAGACCTGGCGCAAGATCACCGCTGGCCTGCCGAACGTCGACCTCGGCCGCATCGGCCTGGACATCGCCCCAGGCAACCCGGACATCGTTTACGCCATCGTCGAGGCCGCCGAGGGCAAGAGCGGCACGTACCGCTCGAGCGACCGCGGCGAAACGTGGGACAAACGCAGCGACTACGTCTCCTCCAGCCCGCAGTACTACAACGAATTCGTCTGCGACCCCGCCGACGCCGACCACGTCTATTCACTCGACACGTGGCTGATGGAAACGCTCGACGGCGGCAAGACCTTTCGCCGCGTGCGAAACACCAATCGCCACGTCGATGACCACGCCCTGTGGATCGACCCGAAAGACCCGGCCTACATGCTGATCGGCTGCGACGGCGGCATCTACGAGAGCTTCGACCGCGGCGAGAACTGGCGTCACATGCACCACCTGCCCGTCACCCAGTTCTACCGCGTCACCGTCGACAACTCGGCCCCGTTCTACTACGTCTACGGCGGCACGCAGGACAACAACACCGTCGGCGGGCCCTCGCGCACCACCGACCGCATCGGCATCGCCAACGAGCACTGGTTTGTCACCTGCGGCGGCGACGGCTTTGAAACGCAGGTCGATCCCGAAGACCCGAACATCGTCTACAGCCAGTCGCAGAACGGCGGGCTGGTGCGCTTTGATCGGCGGAGCGGTGAAGGAGTGGACATCCGTCCGCGCGAGAAGCCGGGCGATGCCGGTCTGCGCTGGAACTGGGACAGCCCGCTGATCATCAGCCCGCACAACCGCAAGCGGCTGTATTTCGCCTCGAACATCCTCTATCGCTCCGAAGACCAGGGCGGCGGCTGGACCGCCGTCAGTCCCGACCTGACGCGGCAGCTCGACCGCAACCAGCTTCTGGTGATGGGCAGGATTCAGAACGTCGACGCGGTCGCGAAGAGCAATTCCACCTCGTTCTACGGCAACTGCGTCTCACTGTGCGAATCGCCGGTGGTCGAGGGGCTGATCTACGTCGGCACGGACGACGGACTGGTGCAGGTCACGGAGGACGGCGGCACGAACTGGCGGAAGATCGACACGTTCCCCGGCGTGCCGCTGATGACGTACGTAAGCTGCCTGCGAGCTTCGCGGCACGCGCCCGACACGGTGTACGCTTCATTCGACAACCACAAGAACGGCGATTTCAAGCCCTACCTGCTCAAGAGCGCCGACCGCGGCAAGACCTGGACCTCGGTCGCCGGCAATCTTCCGCCGCGCGACACGGTCTACTCCATCGCCGAGGATCACGTCAGCGAGTCGCTGCTGTTTGTCGGCACGGAGTTCGGCGTTTACTGCACGGTGGACGGCGGCGAGAAGTGGCACAAGCTCAAGGGCGGCCTGCCGACGATCGCCGTACGCGATATTGACATTCAAGCCCGCGAAAACGACCTGGCGCTGGCCACGTTCGGCCGCGGCTTCTACATCCTCGACGACTACAGCCCGCTGCGGCAACTTTCGCCCGAGAAGCTGAAGGAAGACGCGGCGCTGATGCCGGTCAAGGACGCGCTCGCGTACATCGAGGCCAACCGCCTCGGTTCGCCCAACGGCAAGGGTTGGATGGGCGCCAGCTACTACGCCGCTGCAAATCCCCCGTTTGGGGCGACGATCACGTACTACCTGAAGGAAAAGCTCCAGTCGCGCAAGGAGAAGCGAAAGGAAGAGGAAAAGAAAGCCGCCAAGGAAGGTCGCACGCCGCCCTATCCGACCCTTGACGAGCTGCGGGCCGAGGACCAGGAGCGCGAGCCGCAGATTGTGCTCACCGTGCGCGATGTGAAGGGCGCGGTCGTTCGGCGGCTGACGGCGCCGCGGGAGAAGGGCGTGCAGCGCATGACGTGGAACCTGCGCTACCCGGCGCCGAATCCGACCAGCCTCGCGCCGCCGCCCGAGCTGGACCCGTGGGACCGCGGGCCGGATGGCCCTCCGGCGATACCCGGTGAATACAGCGTCACGCTCAGCAAGGAAGTGGACGGGGTCGTCACCGACCTCGCCCCGCCGCAGAAGTTCAAGGTCGTCCCGCTGGAGCTGGCCACGTTCGCCGCCAAGGACAAGGAAGCCCGCCTGGCGTTCAACGCCAAGGTCTCGCGCCTGCAGCGGGCCGCGATGGGCGCTTCGCGCACCGCCGACGAAGCCCAGACGCGCATCGCCAGCCTGCGCAAAGGGCTGCTCGACACGCCCGGCGCGGACCCGGCCATCCTGAAAGATCTTGAATCGCTCCAGCAGCGGATGAACGGGCTTCTCCTGGCGCTCCGCGGCGACTCCACCCGCGCCAGGCGCAACGAGCCGCAGCCGCCGTCGATCTCCGACCGCATCGGCTCGGTCGCAGGCGACCAATGGTACGTCAGTTCGCCGCCGACGCAGACGCAGGTCGACGATTACAAGTTCGCGGCGGAGGCGTTCGAGAAGTGCCTGGGTGAGTTGCGGGCGCTGGTCGAAACCGACCTGAAGAAGATCGAAGAGCGCATGGAACAGGCCGGCGCGCCGTGGACGCCGGGGCGGCTGCCGACGTGGAAGAAGGAGTAGTAGATTGCGATCGGCGGCGTCTTTCGGAACCCGCCGCGCCAAGCGGCGGGTTGACGTCGTTGGCGATCGGCGCCCCACGGGCCGCCGACGTCACCCCGCCGCTTGGCGCGGCGGGTTCGGACAGACGGCAGGTTTATGCCGACCCCTCCGTTCCCTTACCCGCTCCCTCACGGTCGCGGCTCGGAAAGAGCTTTGCGATAGCCTCTCTTACCCCGCGTACACATCCGCCGTAAACAGCAGTACCTGCGTCGCCGGATCGCGCCAGGCGTCCGGCGCGAGCCCAGCTTTCTCGCCGGCGCAGCGCGAGAGGAAGCTCTCTTTGCTCATGTGATGTTCAGTCGCGACTTGCGGCAGGAAGAGGCCGCGCCGCTCGCCGCTCTGCACGAGGATCCCGTGCCGTCCGAGCTCCAGCTCGTCGATTGTCGTCATCGGCCAGGGCGGCGAGAGGATGGATACGTCCAGCTCGATGTCTTGAAGCTCGCCGACGCCTACCGGCGGGAACCGCGGGTCGTCGCGCGCGACGCGGATCGCCGCCGTTCGCACGGCCTCCGCGAGCGGCCGCGCCGCATCCAGCGTGCCCATGCAGCCGCGAAGCCGGCCGAACTTGTGCAACGTGACGAAGACGCCGCCGTAGGCGCCGCATTCGACGTCGGGCGGCGCGACGCGCGTCGCATCTCCGCCGCGCACGTCGGCCTCAATCACGTCCCGCGCGAATCCGGCCCAGTCGGGTCGGTCGGCGGGATCTGCATTGGACATGACGCTTCTCACTTTTCGCGCCGACGGACATAATACGCCGTTGCGGCCGGAACGTCGCCGTCGTGGCGCATCGGCTAGGTGGCGCATCGCCGTGCTCGGCGGGTGTGACCGTAGGTTTTGGCAGGCTCGGCGGGCATCTCTGTCCGAACCCGCCGCGCGAAGCGGCGGGTTGACGATCGTGGGCGAGCGTCGCCGCATAGGCCGGGGACGTCAACCCGCCGCTTGGCGCGGCGGGTTCGGAAAAACGGACCTCGCGATTGAACGGACCTCGCGATTGAAAGGACCGGATGGACTGGCTCAAGCAGCTCTTCGACCTGTTTCTGCACCTGGACGACACGCTCGGCCGCGTCATCGCCGAGTACCAGGGTTGGACGTACGTTCTGCTGGCGCTGGTCATTTTCGCCGAGACGGGGCTGGTCTTCACCCCCTTTCTACCGGGCGACTCGCTGCATTTCACGGTCGGCGCTTTCGCCGGAATGGAGAAGCTGGACATCCGCGTGACGTTTCCGCTTCTGCTGGGCGCCGCAATCCTGGGGAATACGTCGAACTACTGGATCGGCAAGTTCCTCGGCCCGCGCATCCTGCGAAGCGCCAGCTCGCGCTTCTTCAACCGCCGCCATCTCGAGCGGACGCACGCGTTCTATGAAAAGCACGGCGGGATGACGATTATCCTGGCGCAGTTCGTGCCGATCGTGCGGACGTTCGCGCCGTTCGTGGCCGGCATCGGGGCGATGACCTACCGGCGCTTCATCGCGTTCAACATCGTCGGGGCGCTCTTGTGGGTGTCGATCTGCATGTTCGCCGGTTATTTCTTCGGAAGCATCCCGGTGGTCAAGAACAATTTCGAGCTGGTCGTGCTCGGGATCATCGCCGTTTCGTTGCTGCCGGCGGTGATCGAGTTTCTGCGGCACCGCGCCGCGCGGCCGCGCGGCGAGGCGGCGTAAGCCAACGGCGAAGCGCGGAGGATGCAATGAGAACGCGAGTATCACGTGTGCTCACGACGGGCGTGCTGGTCGCCTCGATCTGCGGATGCGCAAACATCGGCGGCGGCGTGCCCGGCAGCGGTGTTTCCAGGACCGAGACGCGCGCGGTCGGCGCGTTCGAACAGGTTGAGGTTTCCGCAAGCGCACGACTGATCGTCACGATCGGGCCGGCCGGCCCGCTGCAGATCACCGGCGACGACAATCTTCTGCCGCTCGTGACGACGACGGTCGAGAACGGCCGGCTGACCATCAAGCCCAGCGAACCGATCCGCCCGGACGTTCCGCTGATCATCAAGGTCTCGACGCCGGCGCTGCGAAACGCGGCCGGCCACGGCGCGACGACGCTTGATCTCACGGGCCTGACCGGCGAGGCGTTCGAGGTCGAATGCTCCGGCGCGTCCAGCGTGAAAGCCGCGGGCCAGGTGAAGAGCCTCGCAATCCGGCTCTCGGGCGCCAGCTCGGCGGTACTCGATGCGCTGCAGGCGGCGGAGGTCGCCGTCGCCATCAGCGGGGCCGGCACGGCGACCGTGCACGCGACCGAAAAACTCTCGGTCGACCTCAGCGGCGCGTCGACGGTGGTCTACTCCGGCGATCCCAAGGTCGAGAAGAAGCTCTCCGGCGTCTGCACGGTCGTGAAGAAGAAATGAACCACGGAGTCACGGAGACACGGAGAAACGGAGGTGTGCATTGAATTCTCCGTGTCTCCGTGACTCCGTGGTTCGAATTCTGCCTTTTGCCATCTCGGCGGCAGCGCTCGGTTTTTTGCCCGCCTGCCCGCCGCCGGAATCCCCCCGCGACGATCCGTTCCTGGTCGGCCTCAGCCAGCGCGACGTAATTCATGACGGCGTCGTGCGGCAACTGCGGCTGTTCGTGCCCGGGCAGACGCTCGACGCCCCGCCGGCGTCCGTGCCGCTGCTGTTGATCCTGCACGGCGGCGGCGGCGACGCGGCGCTCATGGCGCGAATCACGCAGTTCGACGCGCTCGCGCAGCGCGAGGGGTTCATCGCCGCGTATCCGCAGGGCATCAACGGAAACTGGAACGACGGCCGGCCGGAGTTGGATAACGGCGTGGATGACGTCGGCTTCATCGCGGCCGTGATCGACGAGTTGGCGGCCGAATATCCGGTGGATCAGTTGCGCGTGTACGCGACCGGCCTCTCCAACGGCGGGCAGATGTGTTTTCGGCTGGCGTTTGACCTGGGCGAGCGCATTGCGGCGGTCGCGCCGGTGGCGGCGCTGCTGAGCGCGGCGCTGGCGGAGCGCGAGCCGCCGCCGTCGATGCCCATGCTGATCATCTTCGGCCGCGATGATCCGATCACGCCGTTTGAAGGCGGAACGGTCGGCGGCGACGCCCTGAGCCGAGGCGACGTGATCTCCGCCGACGCGACGCGGACTTTCTGGATCGC contains:
- the daip_2 gene encoding Dispase autolysis-inducing protein precursor gives rise to the protein MMVAMSLFCFRSIVVLLLLSAPVLAEEPPASAPASEPADKGGLSAETLAGLKFRCIGPAFTSGRVADFAVHPQNRSTYYVAVASGGVWKTTNAGVTYAPIFDAQGSYSIGCLALDPKNPNVIWVGTGENNSQRSVAFGDGVYRSRDGGKNWENLGLRESEHIGMISIDPRDSDVVYVAAQGPLWRSGPERGLYKTTDGGKSWRKILDISADTGVNEIHIHPADPDTLFATAYQRRRHVWTLIDGGPESALYKSGDGGETWRKITAGLPNVDLGRIGLDIAPGNPDIVYAIVEAAEGKSGTYRSSDRGETWDKRSDYVSSSPQYYNEFVCDPADADHVYSLDTWLMETLDGGKTFRRVRNTNRHVDDHALWIDPKDPAYMLIGCDGGIYESFDRGENWRHMHHLPVTQFYRVTVDNSAPFYYVYGGTQDNNTVGGPSRTTDRIGIANEHWFVTCGGDGFETQVDPEDPNIVYSQSQNGGLVRFDRRSGEGVDIRPREKPGDAGLRWNWDSPLIISPHNRKRLYFASNILYRSEDQGGGWTAVSPDLTRQLDRNQLLVMGRIQNVDAVAKSNSTSFYGNCVSLCESPVVEGLIYVGTDDGLVQVTEDGGTNWRKIDTFPGVPLMTYVSCLRASRHAPDTVYASFDNHKNGDFKPYLLKSADRGKTWTSVAGNLPPRDTVYSIAEDHVSESLLFVGTEFGVYCTVDGGEKWHKLKGGLPTIAVRDIDIQARENDLALATFGRGFYILDDYSPLRQLSPEKLKEDAALMPVKDALAYIEANRLGSPNGKGWMGASYYAAANPPFGATITYYLKEKLQSRKEKRKEEEKKAAKEGRTPPYPTLDELRAEDQEREPQIVLTVRDVKGAVVRRLTAPREKGVQRMTWNLRYPAPNPTSLAPPPELDPWDRGPDGPPAIPGEYSVTLSKEVDGVVTDLAPPQKFKVVPLELATFAAKDKEARLAFNAKVSRLQRAAMGASRTADEAQTRIASLRKGLLDTPGADPAILKDLESLQQRMNGLLLALRGDSTRARRNEPQPPSISDRIGSVAGDQWYVSSPPTQTQVDDYKFAAEAFEKCLGELRALVETDLKKIEERMEQAGAPWTPGRLPTWKKE
- a CDS encoding Esterase PHB depolymerase; this encodes MNSPCLRDSVVRILPFAISAAALGFLPACPPPESPRDDPFLVGLSQRDVIHDGVVRQLRLFVPGQTLDAPPASVPLLLILHGGGGDAALMARITQFDALAQREGFIAAYPQGINGNWNDGRPELDNGVDDVGFIAAVIDELAAEYPVDQLRVYATGLSNGGQMCFRLAFDLGERIAAVAPVAALLSAALAEREPPPSMPMLIIFGRDDPITPFEGGTVGGDALSRGDVISADATRTFWIAANGAVAAPTVEDLPDRDPLDGTRATRAVHTTGGGAASAEFQFITVDGGGHTWPGGAQYLPVLAIGRTSRDFSASEEIWRFVSSVR
- a CDS encoding Immunoglobulin I-set domain protein encodes the protein MSAPVARNLLVTLTLTLIVPVAIAADLFFELPISASAEVGVKRVRIVQLDSAALPRQGGDGSVALSLNLFDDVALHARPTVVERSDAGLHMVGRIENRPHGTFSLSIVGDQIVGDINLPAEDEVYRLRPMAEGPIRVEQLDLSAILPCGQLSLPPPGVAPILPSGAGHASESGARGDEPPLVDVLVVYTPSARNYWGGTATTLATIRTWALDTNQYYVNSTVNARIRLVHMQEVAYTESGSSSSDLSFLTNFDDTIDEVHTLRGEHGADMVVMLTNVGDVCGIGWLYTGGADRAFSITSVRCLSLTFAHELGHNFGCCHDRANAGGGCFNSQSYGWRFNGQGGTLWRTIMAYAPGTRIGYFSNPNINYDGIPTGTNGEYNARTIGLTAPTVSTYLNAAPFDDCNQNLIADDLDIIAGAGSDVNGNGILDACDDSFSGWNQLSTAPGDPPARNQHALARDTARDAVVLFGGQNGANLGDTWEWTAAGGWQQRAGGGPSPRQGHGLAFDDQRDRTVLFGGFDGAFSGQTWEWDGSSWTQSPVSGPSPRRDSPLAFDAARGQIVLLGGFNGGNLDDTWTYDGAAWTLRNPPNPRPSPRRGHALAYDSARDVVLLFGGTNGSQILGDLWQWNGAEWSQLAPGGGPNSPAAAFAAMAFDDSRGVAVLSGGTTASGSSSQTWEWNGMSWSLRSSGTPGARTEAAMAYDESRGVTLLFGGFSGGPAGDTWELRRREPVITQQPTNQRVCEGSGFTLSIAATSGISYPLSYQWYKDGFPLLGGTGPVYSTGFSGVGTPGEYTCVVSNLYGSATSDAVHVDLDHPVQITLVSPFPGQTVCAGDPATFWVTASGSSQLQYQWRKGSTDIAGANGGSYTIPSVALADAGLYRVLVTSQCGPLLSPSVSLDVRPCGDANCDGSVNVLDINAFVLALQDADAYAQQYPSCPIENADMNGDERVDVLDINPFVARLSGG
- a CDS encoding BNR/Asp-box repeat protein; this translates as MRHFDCLTDLRIAAATTAALLIPSLTLAVPPVIGPQVRIDVGGGTFAANETSAAANPLDELEVVGTWNDWRRSTASEIINMGVAVSLNGGTTWTDFLVRPPLANQSNVEGDPMTCSDPRTGNIWVGAISFAGNGGLYVARKNIGATTFQPSVMARVTSSADKCWMTAGPIPGNPNSTRLYIAYNQGVIRSDDLGATWSAPVSLGSGLGFLPRVGPAGELYVVYWNAGSGMILRRSFDGGLTFGAAITIATRLDVWGTQDGTRFPGRYRAPSLGYLAVDPNTGTLYYVYFDTTNIDANGRNVNLYFTKSTTQGASWSVPVVINGDTVPAGDQFFNWLECDSQGRLHLVFNDTRGIVQVDDNINGMHNCYYSYSDDAGATWNETRLTPNAWDSNNDGLNRSDQFIGDYLSLAVAGDRAYPCYLSSQNGNADIFVHAIVRPHLLGDMNCDGVVDILDINPFILALSDPAAYAAAWPDCDISNGDVNGDGNVDILDINPFTALIAGG
- the yghB gene encoding Inner membrane protein YghB, with protein sequence MDWLKQLFDLFLHLDDTLGRVIAEYQGWTYVLLALVIFAETGLVFTPFLPGDSLHFTVGAFAGMEKLDIRVTFPLLLGAAILGNTSNYWIGKFLGPRILRSASSRFFNRRHLERTHAFYEKHGGMTIILAQFVPIVRTFAPFVAGIGAMTYRRFIAFNIVGALLWVSICMFAGYFFGSIPVVKNNFELVVLGIIAVSLLPAVIEFLRHRAARPRGEAA